The Pseudomonadota bacterium genome segment TTCAGCTTCAGCGGCCACCCGGCCCTCGCCGCGACGAGCAGCGCGACGGCGCTACCCTCGATCGCCGATGTCGCCGAGCGCGTGCTTCCGAGCGTCGTCAGCATCGCCTCGACGCGCCGGGCGCAGGGGGGGCCGACGATGGACCCCTTCTTCCGCTTCTTCTTCGGCGACCGCGAACCACCCGATCAGGTGCAGCGCGGGCTGGGCTCTGGAGTGGTGGTGGACATCGACGGCCGAAAGGTCGTCATCACCAACAACCACGTCGTCGGCGGCGCCGACTCGATCGAGGTCTCGCTGGGCGACGACCGCAAGTTCACCGGCCGCTTGCTCGGCACCGACGCCAAGAGCGATCTGGCGGTGATCGAGCTCAAGGGCGCCAAGGACCTCAGACCGCTGGCGATCGGCGACAGCGCACGGCTGCGGCTGGGCGACATCGTGCTGGCGGCGGGCAGCCCCTTCGGCCTGAGCCAGACGGTGACGATGGGCATCGTCTCGGCCAAGGGGCGCGCCCGCCTCGGGATCGTCGACTATGAGGACTTCATTCAGACCGACGCCGCGATCAACCCCGGCAACTCGGGTGGCGCGCTGGTCGACACCGCGGGTCAGCTCGTGGGCATCAACACGGCGATCTTCTCGCGCAGCGGCGGATACCAGGGGATCGGCTTTGCCATCCCGACCAAGATGGCGCTGCCGATCGTGCGCAGCCTCGTCAAGACCGGCAAGGTGGTGCGCGGCTATCTTGGCGTGATGATCCAGGATGCCCAGCCCGAGATGGCTCGCGCCTTGGGCCTACCGCATACGCACGGCGCGCTGGTGGGTGACGTGGTCGCCGGTGGTCCGGCGGCACGGGCGGGACTGCGGCGCGGCGACTTCATCGTCAAGCTCGACGGCGAGCCGATCAAGCAGGCCGACCAACTGCGGAACGCGGTAGCGGCGCTGGGCCCGAAGCAGACCGTCACCCTGGAGTATCTGCGCGGCGGCAAGGGCCAAAAGGCGCGGGTGCAACTGACCGAGCTCCCGGCCGACGCTGCCGTCGCGCGCCGCGGCGTCGATGCGGCCAAGGGTGCGCCGGGCCTCTGGGTCGAGCCGCTGACGCCCACCGTCCGCGAGCGCTTCAAGCTCGGCCGCGAGCTGCGTTCGGGGGTCGTGGTGACGCGCGTCGATGAGCGCAGCGCCGCTGGCCAAGCAGGGCTACGACCTGGCGACGTGATTTTGCAGGTCAATCGAGTTAGTATCGATTCGGTGAGCGGATTCACATACCAGTACGAGCGTGCCGCGCAGCGCGTGCTGCTCTTGGTCCACCGCGAAGGCGCGACGTTCTTCCTGCTCCTGCCGAAATAGCCTCGAGATTCTGATTTGCGACCAGGGGCAACGCCCCAGAGGAGGTCAGATGCAGCTCGACACCACGTACCGCGGACTGAGCAACACCGAGTCGGCGACCGCGACTCGGATGCTGGAGAAGTTCTCGCCGCGCCTGGTCAGGTTGCTCGATGAGCCCAGCTCGCTGCGGGCTGTCGTCGAAAGCGGAGCCGAGCTCAAGGTGACGCTAACGGTCAGCCAACGACGCGGCGAGCTGACCGCGAGCACCAGTGATCGCGAGCTCGCGACCGCGGTCTCCGACGCCTGCGACAAGCTGCGCGCGCAGCTCGTGCGTCAGCGCCACCGGCGCGAGGCCGAGCGCCATCGCGCCACCGGCGGCACTGAGTAGCCCGGCGGCGGGGGCCGCCCGCGCAGCGGCGGGCGGCGAATTCATGGTCACCCACGCTCGATCGGTGCAGTCCCCATCGGCAGCAGGCTGGGCCGCCTGCCTGCTGCTCCTCGGCGCCTGCATCGGAGCTTCGACCCCGACCCCCGGCGGCCTCGGCCAACGTTGCAGCGCCAGCAGGCCCTGCGCGAGCCCACTGCAGTGCCGCGACAAGCTCTGCGTGGCCGGGCAGCTCGGTCAGGATGGTTCGCTGGTCTTCGACGATGGCGGGCTGCGAGCGGAGGCTCGCACGCTCGACGGTGCGGCTGCCCGCTGCGACGGCACGCGCTGCCCGATTCGGGTGACGATCGTCGCCGACGGCGCCGGGCGCCGCTGGTCCGATGGCACACTGGCGGCGTCGTGCAGCGGCTATCGCCGCCCGGCCGCACCCTACCGCTACGAGGGCGCGATCGGCGACGGCCTCTACACCGTGCAGCCTGCCGGCCAAAGCGCGTTACCGGTGCACTGCGACATGCAGACGGCTGGCGGCGGCTGGACCCTGGTGCAGCGCACGGTCTGGTCCTGGGCGGCCTCGCAGAGCCTGCTGACCGGCTTCGCCGCATTTTGGGAGCAGACGATCGGCGAGGTCGGTGCGCTCGGCAGCGCCTGGCGCGCCGCGGGCAAGCTGTGGTTGAGCTGGAACGTCGAGCATGAGCTGCTACTGGGCTACACCGCGCGCAAGGCGGCCACCGGCAACGCCTGCGCCACGCTCTTCTATCGCGGCACAGGCGCCCTGCTGGCCGGCGATCCGGCGCAGGCCACGCTGACCCTGAGCGGGCTCCAGGGCCTCCCCGGCTTCGATAGCTCGGTCTTCTCGCTCTCGACGACCGACTCGGGGCCCTCGGCGAGCGGCTGTGTCAACGCCGCCAGCGCCGTGCCGTGGTTCTACACGGCCTGCTGCTCGACCTGCCCGACGTACCTGGGCGGGTATTGGAACGACGAGCCCCATCCGATGGTCGGTTTCATCGGCACCACGGCGGACCTCAATGGCCACACCACGAACGAGGCCTGCGGCGCCGACGCGCCGACCAAGAGCGTCGAGCTCGGCGACGTGAACAACCCGCTCGGTCACGCCTTCTTTGGCCTCAATCGCCTCGAGCTCTACCTGCGCTGAGGGGCGCTCGCCGACGCGCCCCCAGCCCTTACACCCGCAGCTCCGGGAGCCGGCTCCCGAGCAGCGTGGCGAGCGGCGCCAGCTCCGGCAAGCGGGCCAACGCCTGGCCGACGTAGCCGAGCGAGCGCGGGATATAGGGCAGGAAGCTCGGGTTGCCGCGCACGCGCTCGATGAAGACGAAGCGACCGGCGTCCTTGAGCTTGCGTTGCACCGTTTGCAGCCAGAACATCCGCTGCAGCTCGTCGTGCGAGACGGCGGGCGTCGCCCGCGCGTGATAGTGCGCGAGCAGCTCCTCGACCAAGGGCAGGCCGAGATCGACGTACGAATCGCGCAGCAGTCCGACCAGGTCGTAGACCAGCGGCCCGATCAGCGCATCTTGGAAGTCGATCAGCCGCAGGCGCGGCTCGCCACCCGCGCCCCTCTGGACCATCAGGTTGCGGCTCTGGTAGTCGCGATGGACCCAGACCGTTGGCAGCGCGAGCAGCAGCTCGACCAGGTGATCGAATTGCCCATCGAGCGCGCGGCGCTCGGCCGCGCCCAGGCGCAGACCGCGCTGCGCCTCGAGCAGCCACTCGCGGAAATGCTCGAGCTCCCAGCGCAGCAGGGCCCCATCAAAGCGCCGCTGGAAGCAAACGCAGTCCTGTGGCGCGCCAGCCGCGTAGCGCTGCAGCGCCAAGAGCAGGTCGATCGCCTGGCGATAGAGGCTGCCGCGCGCGGCGTCGTCGGCCGTCGCCACCAGCGCACCGAGCGTCACATCGCCCAGATCCTCGAGCAGCAGCAGGCCGGCCTCACGCAGGTAGGCGTGGATCGTCGGCACCGGCAGGCCGCCGGCGGCGAGAAAGCGCTGCAGCTCGTAGAAGGGCAGCTCCCGCGGGCGTTCTGCGCCGCTGACCTCGTCGGAGCGCAGCGGATCGGCGGGCAGCTCCATCACGATCAGCGTGCGTGGCGGCGTCTCCTCGCTGCTGAGCCGATGATAGATCCGCGTCGAGGCATCGCCGACCAGCCGGGTCAGGGTGAAGGCCTGCGCGCCCCATAGCGCTGCCAGCGGCGCGGCGAGCGCGTCGCGCAGCGACTCGGGGCTCTTGGGCTGCGCGCTTGAGGCCATCGGCCGCGGGATTATACAGTCGCCGGCATGGCCGACTCAACGCCGCCAACGCTGCTGCGCGCGATTCGCGCCGAGGCCGAGCGACTGAAGCGCCCGCTGCCGGACGCCCAGCTCGAACGCCTCGGGCAGCTGCACCAGCTCCTGGCCCGCTGGGCTCAACGGATCCGGTTGACGGGGAGCGCCGACGCCGAGGAGCTGGTGCGCCGCCACCTCGCCGATGCGCTGATGTTGGCCGCCGCCCTGCCAGCGCTGGCGACGCCGCGCTGCGTCGACGTCGGCAGCGGCGGCGGGCTCCCCGCGCTGCCGCTGGCGATCCTGCGCCCCGAGCTGGCGATCACGATGATCGAGCCGCAGCGCCGCAAGTGCGCGTTTCTGCGCACGGCGATCCATGCGCTCGCGCTCGAGCGCTGTCAGGTCCTGGAGCAGCGCCTGGAGCAGGTCTCGCTGGCCAAGGTCACGGTCGCCTGGTCGCTGGCGACCTTCGCGCCCGAGGTCTGGCTGCGGCGCGCCCTGCCGCTGCTGACGGCGGACGGCCTGGCGGTGGCCTTCGTCGTGCGACCCGAGCTATTGGGCCCGCCACCGGCGGGCTTGGTGCCCTACGCGACCAAGCGATACGCGCTGGCGGACGGGACGCCGCGCGCGCTGCTGCTGCTCCGGCGCTGCGAGGATGCCGATGCACGAGCCTGAGGGCCTGACCCACTTTCGCTCGCTGCATCAGGACGCGCGCCTCGAGGCGTCGGTGCTCGAGCGGCGGGCGCCCGCGCTCTTGGCCTGGCGCCGGCTCTTGCACCAACTTGCGCTGATCGGCCAACGACCCGAGCGCTATGGCGGCCTCGGCTTCGGCAACCTCAGCCTGCGGCTGGCTCCCCTGCAAGCGGCGGTCGGGGCGCGCGCCTTTCTGATCACGGGCACGCAGACCGGCGAACCCGAGCGCCTGCCCGCCGATCGACTCTGCGTCGTCACGCGCTACGCCCTGGCGCGGAACACGATCTACAGCCGCGGCCCCGTGCGCCCCTCCTCCGAGGCGCTGACGCATGGCGCGATCTACGACCTCTCACCGCGCATCGCGGCGGTGCTTCACGTCCACGCGCCGGTGATCTGGCGCCAGACGAGAGCGCTGAGGCTGCCGCAGACCCCCACCGACGTCGGCTACGGCACGGTCGAGATGGCCCGGGCGGTGCAGCGTCTCTACGACGAAGGCGGGCGCGGTCGACCTCGGGTCTGGAGCATGGCGGGACACGAGGACGGCGTGCTCGCCTGGGGATGCGACCTGAACCAGGCCGGGGCCGCGCTGCTGCGGCAGCTCGCACGCGCCTATGCGCTGGCAGCCGAGCGCTGACGCCGCAGCGCGCGAGGCGTTAGCGAGCCCGCCCTGCCCTCGCGGGCGGTCAGGCCGGAGACGCGACCTGCGCCGCGCTCAGAGCTTCGACTGCTCGTACTTGTCGAGCCCGAGGCGCCGAATCAAATCGAGCTGGGTCTCGATCCAATCGATATGCTTCTCCTCGTCGTCGAGGATGCGGCGAAAGAGGTCGCGGCTGACGTAGTCGCCGACCTGCTCACAGTCGGCGATCGCCCGCTTCAGGTCGCCCACGGCCTTATGCTCGAGCATCAAGTCGCCCTCGAGCGCGCCCTTGCTGTCGGCGCCGATGTGGAGCTTACCGAGCAGCTCCATATGCGGCTTGCCCTCGAGCAGGAGGATGCGCTCGATCAGCCAATCGGCGTGATGCATCTCCTCGATCGACTCCTTCTGCAGCTGAGCGCCGAGCTGAAGCAGACCCCAGTTGTTGAGCATGCGCGAATGCAGGAAGTACTGATTGATCGCCGTCAGCTCGTTGCGCAAGGCGGTATTGAGATGCTCGATGACGCCGCTGTCGCCCTTCATGTTGGTACCTCTCCTTCGTTGAGTCCTTCGTCGAGTCCTTCGTTGAGTCCTTCGTTGAGTCCTTCGTTGAGCGGGCACGCTAGCACAGGCGCGCAGCGAGGAGGGCAGCGACGCTCGGCGAGCGAGTCAAGGGCGAGAGGCGAAGGTCGGCCAATGAGCGATCGGCCAATGAGCTGCGGGCCACGCGCTGCAAACCACGCGCTGCGAGGCGGCGTGCCGCCCTAGCCGAAGCGCAGGAGCACCGCCCAGATTGCGGCGCCCACCAGCAGCACGCCGACGGCGACCTGCATCACCAGCCACCGGCGCTCGAGGCGCGAGCGCGCGGCCCGGCCCGTCAGTGAGGTGCTGGAGGGGAGAAAGTCGTCGCCGTTGAAAGTGTAACCGTTGAAGGTGTCACCGGGCGCGCCCGGCGACCAGGTGCCCGATTCGCAGAAGGGGTCGATCGCCAGCGCGGAGAGACCTGAGGGCTCGGTTCGCGTGCGTAGGCGGTTGACGAGGGTATCGACGGCGGTGCGTACCGCCGCGCTGAGGTCCTCGAACTGCAGCCCCATGCCGGTCGGACGGCCCGCGTCCTGCGCGGCCTGGACCCAGGCGACGCGGCAGGGCACCGCGAGCGGCTCGCGCGGCGTGAAGAGCAGCCGACAGGTCACGCGCTCGCCGACCGCATGCGGCGCACAGCCGGCGACAAAGAGCCCGCCGACGCTGAGGTTGAGCGCCGTCGCGGGCAAGGCTGGCGCGCCGGCGCTCCAGTTGAGCGCCACCGGCTCGCTGAGCAGCACGCGGAGCTGCCGACGCCGTTCGTTTCCAGTTTCGAGCATCGTGGGGAAGAGCAGTGTCATGCGCGGCGCATACCGAGGCAACTGCTTTCTCGGCGATCGCCTGCCGGCGCAGCAGGCCGCGTCCTGCGCCGCCGCCGGCAGCAGAGCGCCAGCAGGCCGAGCAGCGCGAGCGGGACGGTCCGTGAGGTCGCGTGCGTTCCACCCGCCGCCAGCGCGCAGCCGGCGCCATCCGACTGTGGCCCCGCGATCCCGCCCTCGACGGCCACGCTGGCCTGCGCGCGGTTGCCGACGGCGTCCTCGGCCACGATCACCAGGGTGTGGGCGCCCGCCGTGAGCTGCACCGGGAAGTCGTAGGGCGCCTGGGCGATCCGCCCGGCGACCTGGCCGTCGAGCAGGAGCACCGCCTCGCGCACCGCCACGTTGTCGCGGACCCGCGCGCGCACGATGACGCTGCTGCCGACAGCCACGCCCGGCGCGGGCGTGAGAATCGTGACCTCGGGCGGCAGCGCATCGCCCGTCACGCCGTTGGCCTGCAGCGCCAGGTCGCCAGCGGCGACCGCGCCGATCCACCGCAGCTGACTATCGACCCGCATCGCTCGCCCGTCGTCGGTGCGAGGGTCGCCGTCGCCGGCGTTGACGAGCTGCGCGTTGACGCCGATCACCACCTCCTGGCCCTGCACCGTCGCCAGCACTGGGCCTCCAGAGTCGCCCAAGCTCAGGTTGCCGCGACCCGCCGCCGTGCCCACGATGGAGATCACCGTCGGCTGCACGGCCGCGATGGCGTTGGTCGTGATGCGCTTGATGCCCCCGTCGTCCATCGTGGTGCCGGTCTGGCCATAGCCCACGAGCGTGATCGTCTGGCCAACCGTTGGCGCTCGAGCACCGACCATCAGGGGCGTCACGCCGGGTGCCTGCGGGAGCCAGAGCATGGCGAGATCGATCGTTCGGTAATCGCTGGCCTCGTAGTCTGGGTGGACCATGACGTTGTCGACCGCGAAGCGGCGCACGGGATTCGCGGCACCGCCGCTCGAAACCGTCGTCGTGCTCGCTGCCGGGAGCGTGAGTTCGAAGGCGAGCTGCGCCGCATCGGCGACGCAGTGGGCCGCGGTCAGCACCGTATGAGCGCCGACCACGCTGCCGGTGCACTGCTCGCGCTTCCCATCGCGTGTCAGGATCACCAACCTACCGACGGCGGGATGCCCGCTGTAGGGCGTGCCGTTGCTCAGCGCCTGCGCCACTTCGCCCAGCTCGGCGAGGTCGAAGGCCGCCGCGCCCCCGCCCCCGCAGGCCAGCAGCGCGACCGCCAACAAGGCAAGCAGCAGGCCAAGGGCGTTGCGGGCGGCGACGCGCCCAGCGCGAACCTCTGGGAGCTGGGGGGGAAGGGCGCGCGGCGCGGAGCGTGTCTGTTCGAGCTTCATGGGCTGCGGGGACAGCAAGCCGAGTGCCAGCCTTCGGCGGCGCCCTCGCGGGCCAAGTTGGCGACGTCCTGGCAGCACAATCCGGCGCCGAGGCCCCGCACCGCCCGCGCGCCGGCAAGCGCCCTCTGGCTAGCCGGCCACCGCGCTAGCCAGTGACCCGCCAGGCAGTGACCCGCCAGGCAGTGACCCGCCAGCGGACCGATCAGTGAAGGACCGGGCCTGGATCGAGGGTGGCGATCGGCGAAGCAGGTTGGTTTGCCGCGGGAGGGGTCGCATTGGCGCGCGGAAGCGGTGAGTTCGCGATAGCGTCGGGGCGCGGGGTCGCGGCCCTCGAAGGGAGCAGCGAGCAGCCCGTGACTTCCGCGGTGCTCGCGCCTTCATAGTGGAATAAACGGTGTGCCTGGCGCGACCTTGCGGAGGGTGATGGCGCGATGGAAGCGGGGCGCCTCGGCGCTGCGCTCCACGATTCCCGGGCGCCCCGCTCGCAGCCCCCAGGGCCCCTCTCTTGTGGCCGCCGCCTACCGCCCCAGTGGAGAAGACCAGTGGAGAAGACCAGTGGAGAAGACCAGTGGAGAAGACCAGTGGAGAAGACCAGTGGAGAAGACCAGTGGAGAAGACCAGTGGAGAAGACCAGTGGAGAAGACCAGTGGAGAAGACCAGTGGAGAAGACCAGTGGAGAAGACCAGTGGAGAAGACCAGTGGAGAAGACCAGTGGAGAAGACCATGCGGGGCGACTGCGCGGTTGGTGACCCGCCAGCCAGTGACCCGCTAGCCGGTGACGAGGTTGAGGAGGCGGCCCGGGACCAGGACGGCCTTGGCGACCGTGAGGCCCTGCAGGTGTTTGGCGATGCGGGGGTCGGCCTCTGCGGCCGCGCGCACGGCAGCGGCATCGGCAGCAAGGGGCACGCGCACCCGTCCGCGCGTCTTGCCGCTGATTTGCACGACGATCTCGACCTCGTCGACGACCAGCAGCGCCGGGTCGTGGCGCGGCCAGGGGACGTAGGCCAGCGAGCGCTGGTGGCCGAGGAGCTGCCAGAGCTCCTCCGCCAGGTGCGGCGCGAAGGGCGCCAGCATCAGCACCAGCGGCTCGGCGACCTCGCGCGGCAGCGTAGGGCGGCCGACCAAGGCGTTGTTGAGCTCGATCAGCGCGGCCAGCGCTGTATTGAAGCGCAGCCGGTCGAGGTCATCGGTGACGCGCTTGATCGTCTGGTGCAGCAGCCGTCGCAGCTCCGGGTCGGCAGCCGTCTCGACGATGCAAGTGCCGTCCGGCGCGTCGCCCTCGCCGCAGACGTTGCGCCAAACCCGGTGGAGAAAGCGATGGACGCCGATGATGTCCCGCGTGTTCCACGGCTTGGAGACCTCCAGCGGCCCGAGGTACATCTCGTAGAGTCGCAGCGTGTCGCAGCCGTATTCGGTGAACATCTCGTCGGGCGTGACGGCGTTCTTGAGCGACTTGCCCATCTTGCCGTACTCGCGCCGCACCGGCTGGCCGCGATAGTAGAAGCTCCCCTCGCGCTCCTCGACCTCGGCGGCCGGCACGTAGACCCCGCGCTCGTCGGTGAAGGCGGCAGCGAGGATGTAGCCCTGGTTGAAGAGCCGGCCGAAGGGCTCGGGCGTCGAGACGTGACCCAGGTCGAAGAGCAGCTTATGCCAGAAGCGCGCGTAGAGCAGATGCAGCACCGCATGCTCGGCGCCGCCGACATATAGATCGACCCCCCCGGCGAGCGCCGGCGTGGTCAGCGAGGCCCCACTCGGCGCTGCCCCGCCAGGCGATGCCGCCGCGACGGTCGTCCCGGCTCCCCCCGCGGCCGCGGCAGGCGGGCTCATCCAGTAACGCTCGGCTTCGACCGAGGCCAGCGCCTGATCGTTTCGCGGGTCGAGGAAGCGCAGGTAGTACCAACACGAACCCGCCCACTGCGGCATCGTGTTCAACTCGCGCTCATAGCGCACGCCCTCGCGCAGCACCGTGCGCCAGGACTCCGGCGCGCGCCCCAGCGAGGGCTGCGGCGGCCGCGACGAATCCTCGTCGACGACGGGACGGAAGTCGTCCATCGGCGGCAGGGCGACCGGAAGCTCAGCCTCGGGCACAGGCACGGTCTCGCCGCCCGGACCATGGAGCACGGGGAAGGGCTCGCCCCAATAGCGCTGGCGCGAGAAGAGCCAGTCGCGCAGCTTGTACTGCACCTGCGCGCGACCGCACCCGCGCTGCTCGAGCCAGGAGGTGATCGCGCGCTTGGCCTCAGCGGTCGGCAGCCCGTCGAGCACGAGCTCGCCCTGCCGCGAATTGACGCTCTCGCCCTCGCCCGTGTAGGCGGCGCGATAGGCGCTGACCTGCGCCAGATAGTCCTCGCGCGAAGGCGCGCTGCGGCCAGCCAACGCCCCCTGCTCCGCGATCCACGCCGCCGACGGCAGCACGACGGGTCGCAGCGGCAGGCCCCAGGCGCGCGCAAAGTCGCCATCGCGCTGGTCGTGAGCGGGCACCGCCATGATCGCCCCCGTGCCGTAGCCCATCAGCACGTAGTCGGCGATCCAGATCGGCAGGCGCTCGCCATTGACCGGATTGATCGCGTCGGCGCCCGTCGCGACGCCCGTCTTGGTCTTGCTCTCGGCTTGGCGCTCGAGGTCGCTGCGCCGTGCCGTAGCCACACAGTAGGCCTCGACCGCGGCGCGCTGGCCCGCGGTGACGAGCTGCTGCACCAACGGATGCTCCGGGGCGAGCACGAGGTAGGTCGCACCGAAGAGGGTGTCGGGGCGCGTCGTAAAGACTCGGATCGGCTCGCCGACCAGCGCCTCCGGCGCGCCCGCGGCCGGCGCGATCGCGAAGTCCACCAGGGCGCCCGCACTGCGACCGATCCAATTGCGCTGCATCAGCTTGATCGGCTCGGGCCAATCGACCCGCTCGAGGTCGGCGATCAGGCGCTCGGCATAGGCCGTAATGCGCAGCATCCATTGCTTGAGCGGTCGCTTGAGCACGGGGTGATTGCCGCGCTCGGAGCGGCCCTCGGCCGTCACCTCCTCGTTCGCCAACACGGTGCCGAGTGCCGGACACCAGTTGACGGCGACCTCGGCGAGATACGCCAGCCGCTGCTGGTCGAGGGCGCGGCGCTGCTCGGCCGCGCTCAGCGCGCTCCAGCCCCGCGCCGTCGCACCCGCGGCGGGCGTCGACGCGACGATCCGTAGGTCGTCGTCGAGGACCCGATCCCCCCGCGCCAGGCGCTGCTCGAGCTCGGCGATCGGCCGCGCCGCCCCCGCCTCGACGTCGAAGTAGCTGCCGTAGAGCTGGAGGAAGATCCACTGCGTCCAGCGGTAGTAGCCGCGGTCGGTGGTGGCGAGCTCGCGCTCCCAGTCATAGCTCAGGCCGAAGGCGCGCAGCTGGCGCCGCATGTTCTCGATGTTGCGCTCGGTGGTCTCGCGCGGATGCACGCCGTGCTCGATCGCGTACTGCTCGGCCGGCAGACCGAAGGCGTCGAAGCCCATCGGATGCAGGACGTTGCTGCCGGTCATCCGCTTGTAGCGCGCGACAATGTCGGTGGCGATGTAGCCGAGCGGGTGGCCGACGTGCAGCCCCGCGCCCGAGGGGTAGGGGAACATGTCGAGCACGTAAAACTTCGGCCTCTGCGGGTCGAAGTCCGGATCGCCCGGGTTGGGCGTCCGAAAGGTGCGCTGCTCGGCCCACTGCCGCTGCCACTTCGCTTCGATACCGATGAAATCGTAAGGCCTGGCCATGGCGCGCGTTGTAGCCCCGCGCGAGCGAGGGGTCAACGGCCGGCGCCACGACCGGCGCTACGACCGGCGGGGCGGACCGACGCTATTGGGCCTGCGCCTTGATCGGATAGAGCGTCTCGCCCGGCTGCTTGCCGTCGATGATCAGCGTCTTGACGCGGGCACCGGCCTGGTGCGCCGGAAGATAGGAGATGAAGTCCGTGTTGCGCTCGACGATGCCCTCGATCAACTGCGCCGAGTTGATGCTGCGTGGCGGCGTGCCGAGCCCGCGGATGCGCCGGTCGACCCAGTAGGCCGCGACGCGCTCGGGCGACATCTTCAACACCGCCTGGTCGACAGCGACCCGCGTGGCCGAGTTGGCCTCCCAGTTGAGGATGCGAATGGGGTTGCCGTTCGGCCAGCGATCCTTCTGCCGCAGCAGGATCGCGCGCAGCTCGGTCAGCGAGATGCGCGTGAGCGGATTGTCGGGATGGACGATCACGGCGATCGCCCCGCCCTCGGCGGTCGCGGCGGCGTTGCGCGCCCCGGCAAGAGCGGCCAGCGCGAGGGTCAGCGCCAGCAGCGCCGGCGTGCGGGAGCGAAGGAGGCCGCCGATCGCGCCGCCGTCTGCCTCCCGGCGCATCAGAACGCCACCGCGATCTGCGTCGAGAAGCGATGCACGTCGTCGGAGCCGAAGAGCAGGATCGGCTCACCGCGCTTGTTCGGCCAATGGACCCACTCCTGCGCGACCTTGACCACGACCGCGCCAGAGACGCGCCAGTTGAGCCCGTAGGTCAGGTCGATCAAGTTGTCGAAGGGGATGGTGTCGTCGATGTCGAGCCAGGTCGCCGAGACGAAGGGCCGTAGCCGCAGGCGGCGCAGCGGCAGCTCGTAGCTGAGGATGGCGATCGCTGCCCAGCTGGCGAGATCGGGTCTGAACTGCCCGGGAAAGGCCTGCGCGAGCACATCTTGATCGGCGGGGATGAAGCTCTCCGAGCCGCGCGGCACCCAGGCCGGGCGGTGGTCGTCATCGTACTTGCGCCAGTTGGCCAGCACCTCGCCCTGGAGCCCGAAGGGCCCCACCTCCAGCGAGAGGTCGGCGCCGACGGCGGCCTCGCGATAGCGAACGGTCGTCTCCTTGACGACATCCCGGGGCGGCACGAAGACGCGCTTGATCTCGCTGTAGTCGCCCCAGTACCACGACACGCCGGCCTGCCAGTTCCAGTCGCCCCTGCCACCGGCGACGAGGCGCCCGCCCAGGGCCTTGTCGGCGTCGGGGTCCTTGAGGTTGCTGGCGTCGCCGCGGCCGTTGCTCAGGGTCAGCGCGTACTCGAAACGCACGTCACGCAGGAAGGTGGAGCCGTGCAGCTTGAGGCCGAGCTGCCGCTCGGGGAAGAGCTGCAACACGTAGACGGGCGGAGAGGTGGCGAGCAGGCGGGTCGGGGAGCCGTGGTCGATGTTCCAGATGCCATAGGGCGTGAGGAACAAGCCAGCCGTGAGCTGCAGCCATTCGAGCCGGTTCCAGCTCAACCAGGCGCGCTCGATCTCGATCGCGCCGTAGTCGAACGACTCGCCGAAGCTGCCGGCGTCGTTGGTCGTGACCTCGACCTTGCGGTAGCGCTCGCCCAGGCGCGGGATCTCGTAGGCCCGCGTATCACCGACGGGGTTCAGCAGGAAGCGGACCTCGGCGAGCATGCGCCAGTCCGGCAGGGGCTTGAAGTCGAAGTAGAGGTTGAGGTTGCCGAAGATGAAGGAGGGCTCCTGGTCGAGCAGGTCACCGGCAAGCACCCGCTGCGGCACCCACCACTTCTGAAAGGAGAGGTCGAAGAAGCCGTAGATCGCCAGCATGCGCTGCGCCTCGAGCTGCAGCGAGAGCGAGGTCGCGGCCTCTTCAGCGATCGCGAGCTGTTGCTGGACCTCGTCGCGCCGGCGATCATCGTCGTCCTGCCGCGCGCTCAGCGCGCGGACCTCACGGCTGAGACGCCGCAACGCCTGAGCGTCGGCGCTCTCGCTCGTGGCCCTCGCACCTGGCGCCTCGTCGCTCGCGCTCGCGGCCCCTTTACCCGGCGCCTCGGCGCTCCCCTGGGCCCGCGCGGCGGGCGCGCCTGCGAGCGCGAGCAGCAGCCACATGAGGCCGACCGGCGACCTCATCGGCGACCTCATTGACTGAGCCGGCTGCAGAAGAGCGGAAATTGGGGCATGAACTGCCGCAGGTCCTTGCA includes the following:
- a CDS encoding trypsin-like serine protease; translation: MKLEQTRSAPRALPPQLPEVRAGRVAARNALGLLLALLAVALLACGGGGAAAFDLAELGEVAQALSNGTPYSGHPAVGRLVILTRDGKREQCTGSVVGAHTVLTAAHCVADAAQLAFELTLPAASTTTVSSGGAANPVRRFAVDNVMVHPDYEASDYRTIDLAMLWLPQAPGVTPLMVGARAPTVGQTITLVGYGQTGTTMDDGGIKRITTNAIAAVQPTVISIVGTAAGRGNLSLGDSGGPVLATVQGQEVVIGVNAQLVNAGDGDPRTDDGRAMRVDSQLRWIGAVAAGDLALQANGVTGDALPPEVTILTPAPGVAVGSSVIVRARVRDNVAVREAVLLLDGQVAGRIAQAPYDFPVQLTAGAHTLVIVAEDAVGNRAQASVAVEGGIAGPQSDGAGCALAAGGTHATSRTVPLALLGLLALCCRRRRRTRPAAPAGDRRESSCLGMRRA
- a CDS encoding leucine--tRNA ligase — its product is MARPYDFIGIEAKWQRQWAEQRTFRTPNPGDPDFDPQRPKFYVLDMFPYPSGAGLHVGHPLGYIATDIVARYKRMTGSNVLHPMGFDAFGLPAEQYAIEHGVHPRETTERNIENMRRQLRAFGLSYDWERELATTDRGYYRWTQWIFLQLYGSYFDVEAGAARPIAELEQRLARGDRVLDDDLRIVASTPAAGATARGWSALSAAEQRRALDQQRLAYLAEVAVNWCPALGTVLANEEVTAEGRSERGNHPVLKRPLKQWMLRITAYAERLIADLERVDWPEPIKLMQRNWIGRSAGALVDFAIAPAAGAPEALVGEPIRVFTTRPDTLFGATYLVLAPEHPLVQQLVTAGQRAAVEAYCVATARRSDLERQAESKTKTGVATGADAINPVNGERLPIWIADYVLMGYGTGAIMAVPAHDQRDGDFARAWGLPLRPVVLPSAAWIAEQGALAGRSAPSREDYLAQVSAYRAAYTGEGESVNSRQGELVLDGLPTAEAKRAITSWLEQRGCGRAQVQYKLRDWLFSRQRYWGEPFPVLHGPGGETVPVPEAELPVALPPMDDFRPVVDEDSSRPPQPSLGRAPESWRTVLREGVRYERELNTMPQWAGSCWYYLRFLDPRNDQALASVEAERYWMSPPAAAAGGAGTTVAAASPGGAAPSGASLTTPALAGGVDLYVGGAEHAVLHLLYARFWHKLLFDLGHVSTPEPFGRLFNQGYILAAAFTDERGVYVPAAEVEEREGSFYYRGQPVRREYGKMGKSLKNAVTPDEMFTEYGCDTLRLYEMYLGPLEVSKPWNTRDIIGVHRFLHRVWRNVCGEGDAPDGTCIVETAADPELRRLLHQTIKRVTDDLDRLRFNTALAALIELNNALVGRPTLPREVAEPLVLMLAPFAPHLAEELWQLLGHQRSLAYVPWPRHDPALLVVDEVEIVVQISGKTRGRVRVPLAADAAAVRAAAEADPRIAKHLQGLTVAKAVLVPGRLLNLVTG